One window from the genome of Nicotiana sylvestris chromosome 9, ASM39365v2, whole genome shotgun sequence encodes:
- the LOC104243588 gene encoding histone H3.2: protein MARTKQTARKSTGGKAPRKQLATKAARKSAPATGGVKKPHRFRPGTVALREIRKYQKSTELLIRKLPFQRLVREIAQDFKTDLRFQSSAVAALQEAAEAYLVGLFEDTNLCAIHAKRVTIMPKDIQLARRIRGERA, encoded by the coding sequence ATGGCTCGTACCAAGCAAACTGCTCGCAAATCCACTGGTGGAAAGGCTCCAAGGAAGCAGCTAGCTACCAAGGCTGCGAGAAAGTCAGCTCCGGCTACCGGAGGTGTGAAGAAGCCTCACCGTTTCCGCCCAGGAACTGTGGCTCTCAGGGAAATCAGGAAGTACCAGAAATCTACTGAGTTGTTGATAAGGAAGCTGCCATTTCAGAGGCTGGTGAGGGAAATAGCTCAGGATTTCAAGACAGATCTGAGGTTCCAGAGCAGTGCTGTTGCTGCTCTTCAAGAGGCAGCCGAAGCTTACCTAGTTGGACTCTTCGAAGACACCAATCTCTGCGCCATTCACGCTAAGAGGGTCACCATAATGCCAAAGGACATTCAGCTCGCTAGGAGGATTCGTGGAGAAAGGGCTTAG